The following proteins come from a genomic window of Lolium rigidum isolate FL_2022 chromosome 5, APGP_CSIRO_Lrig_0.1, whole genome shotgun sequence:
- the LOC124657861 gene encoding uncharacterized protein LOC124657861 has translation MERAWRSGARSETASCAGTPRSTCSSGNIQHRYSQSMLKTQQGAVDMSPRFSYCKPTAKRDQMLNRRHSLNLPEHLSGHHSRKTADRTHKASSKSIADLAGEIAALEQEVIRKELHLLTLYRRAFDQQLSDSCSVSQQVDQETSRNIDEGALRLRDIKHSAAFNLPTVSDSKSEVSRSVSKHSSLVNFLSASISDYVPKISCKLSEDILSCIASVYCKLASTPSQDADSVTSRSPSVSSSSTFSPRRRNDSWSPRYNFDATTSPSQYGYQKENSEQNIGMIIVPRIHIDTTKFEYASKMLETIRSLIQRLEKIDPTKMTHEEQLCFWINIHNALVMHAFLAYGIHDKRMKSTDMILKAAYNVGGESVNAQTIQNSILGCQSHRPSLWVRALFTPAKRSLAGSTTRHPYALHHSEPIAHFALSTGTFSDPPVRLYVAKKIHHQLERARTEFIQANVTVKKQALMLPKVLHYYAKDAELELRHLVELVCESTSETQRKEMAQLQHRLRRRIDKCVEWLPYKSNFRYIVHRDLAE, from the exons ATGGAGAGGGCCTGGAGGTCAGGGGCGCGCTCGGAGACGGCGTCCTGCGCCGGCACGCCCAGGTCCACCTGCTCCTCCGGCAACATCCAGCACCGCTACTCGCAGAG CATGCTGAAGACACAGCAGGGTGCGGTGGACATGTCGCCGCGATTCTCTTACTGCAAGCCT ACCGCCAAACGAGACCAAATGCTCAACAGAAGGCACTCACTTAACTTGCCTGAGCATTTGTCTGGCCATCACTCCAGGAAAACAGCGGACAGAACTCATAAGGCTAGTTCAAAG TCCATCGCAGATTTAGCTGGGGAGATCGCAGCCCTCGAGCAGGAGGTCATCCGCAAGGAACTGCATCTGCTGACCCTCTATAGAAGAGCATTTGATCAGCAGTTATCCGATTCCTGCAGTGTTAGCCAG CAGGTGGATCAAGAAACAAGTAGAAATATCGATGAGGGTGCGCTCCGTTTAAGAGATATCAAGCACTCTGCAGCCTTCAACTTGCCAACTGTCTCAGATTCTAAAAGC GAGGTATCAAGATCAGTTTCAAAGCATTCTAGCCTAGTGAACttcttgagtgcttccatttctgACTATGTGCCTAAGATATCTTGCAAACTGTCGGAGGACATCCTGAGCTGCATTGCTTCTGTCTACTGCAAGCTTGCAAGCACGCCGTCTCAAGATGCAGACTCTGTGACTTCACGTAGTCCTTCTGTTTCATCTTCAAGTACCTTCTCTCCAAGGCGTCGTAACGATAGCTGGAGCCCTCGGTATAACTTCGATGCCACCACAAGCCCTAGCCAATATGGATACCAAAAAGAGAATAGTGAACAAAATATAGGCATGATAATTGTTCCAAGGATACATATAGATACCACCAAGTTCGAATATGCCTCAAAAATGCTGGAGACTATCAG GTCCTTGATACAGCGGCTCGAAAAAATTGATCCAACAAAGATGACACACGAGGAGCAGCTCTGCTTTTGGATCAACATCCACAATGCTTTAGTCATGCAT GCTTTTTTGGCCTACGGGATACACGATAAACGCATGAAGAGCACTGACATGATTCTGAAG GCTGCGTACAACGTGGGTGGTGAATCAGTAAATGCGCAGACGATTCAAAACTCAATCCTcggatgccaatcccatcgtccatcaTTG TGGGTCCGCGCGCTGTTCACGCCAGCAAAAAGATCTCTGGCAGGATCGACAACGAGGCACCCCTACGCCCTTCATCATTCCGAGCCAATCGCGCATTTCGCGCTCTCCACAGGCACATTTTCAGACCCACCT GTGCGGCTTTACGTGGCAAAGAAGATCCACCACCAGCTGGAGAGAGCCCGGACCGAGTTCATCCAGGCCAACGTCACGGTGAAGAAGCAGGCCCTCATGCTACCCAAGGTGCTCCACTACTATGCCAAGGACGCGGAGCTCGAGCTGCGCCATCTTGTGGAGCTGGTGTGCGAGAGCACATCCGAGACCCAGCGGAAGGAGATGGCCCAGCTCCAGCACCGGCTCAGGAGAAGGATTGACAAGTGTGTGGAGTGGCTGCCGTACAAGTCCAACTTCAGATACATTGTACATAGGGATCTGGCTGAGTAG